In one window of Macrobrachium rosenbergii isolate ZJJX-2024 chromosome 27, ASM4041242v1, whole genome shotgun sequence DNA:
- the LOC136853448 gene encoding protein scarlet-like isoform X1, with translation MSDIGSQRSSDENRRISLPTEEFITGNPDPLGLPFVRYIRELTAGEQDDRASLMDSAQFLTASDSYSDDAGSGIELVKHPVSRYGTWKPIEEGITLTWRDLNVYVPQKKAWYKKSKGHKPFKRVLNSVSGAVRPGSLVALMGASGAGKSTLMNALAHRTPGEMVVDGDILVNGHRANQSMNSLSGYVHQDDIFVGSLTVKEHLTFMARLRMDKRLSGSERNSRVQELMKELGLLKVQDSRIGIPGYSKSLSGGERKRLAFATEILTDPPLLFCDEPTTGLDSYNARKLVRMMKEMAARGKTILCTIHQPSTEVYMMFDKLLLLAEGRLAYMGSSSGALEFLDGLGHKCPSTFNPADFFIHTLAVQPGHELRSRERIKRICDNFAVSAYAKDIDLIIQYQDNMSIQYTDSGKPMPYNGAFGFASSSTSTESIVNIVKNVPQLPNWWIQLYWLTWRSMLDSYRNPDVHGIRILQKILMAVLIGVCYTGVYLNQAGIQDIQGVLFIFITENTFPSVYAVLNIFPQELPLFLREYKNGIYRCDTYYIAKVLSLIPGFVVDPVIFVTLCYWIVGLQQHVYQFFMTVLIIIFTANTASACGAMFSAMFESIPYIMVLLIPFDVVLLISGGLFINLASMPKYISWVKFFSWFMYTNEALTITQWQGVTNITCDAPPGVPCLTTGAEVMEKYTFVPWHFPYDFISMFVLYLSFHVMGFCGLYSRARKK, from the exons TCCGGTATCGAACTGGTGAAACACCCTGTGTCCCGTTACGGCACCTGGAAGCCCATAGAGGAGGGCATCACTCTGACCTGGCGTGACCTGAACGTGTACGTGCCCCAAAAGAAAGCCTGGTACAAGAAGTCGAAGGGCCACAAGCCCTTCAAAAGGGTTCTCAATAGCG TTTCTGGAGCTGTACGACCAGGAAGTCTGGTGGCACTCATGGGAGCTAG TGGTGCCGGCAAATCAACGCTCATGAATGCTTTGGCCCACCGCACTCCCGGAGAAATGGTGGTAGACGGAGACATCCTCGTGAACGGCCATCGAGCTAATCAGTCCATGAATTCTCTGTCCGGGTACGTTCACCAGGACGATATATTCGTCGGATCCCTGACCGTCAAAGAACATCTCACTTTCATG GCTCGCCTTCGCATGGACAAACGTCTGTCGGGCTCTGAGCGCAACTCTCGAGTGCAGGAACTCATGAAGGAATTAGGACTACTGAAGGTGCAGGACTCCCGCATCGGCATTCCTGGTTATTCCAAGTCTCTTTCGGGAGGGGAGAGGAAGCGACTGGCCTTTGCTACGGAG ATCCTGACCGACCCTCCACTCCTGTTCTGCGACGAGCCTACCACAGGACTCGACTCCTACAACGCCAGGAAGCTCGTCAGGATGATGAAGGAGATGGCGGCGAGAGGCAAGACCATCCTTTGCACCATCCATCAACCATCCACGGAAGTCTACATGATGTTTGACAAGCTTCTTCTCTTGGCTGAAGGACGTCTGGCCTACATGGGGTCCTCCTCGGGCGCTTTGGAATTCCTTGATGG CCTTGGCCACAAGTGTCCATCAACTTTCAACCCCGCCGATTTCTTCATCCATACCCTGGCTGTCCAACCGGGGCACGAACTGCGCAGTCGCGAACGCATCAAGAGGATCTGTGATAACTTCGCTGTCTCGGCTTATGCCAAGGACATCGACCTGATCATCCAGTACCAAGACAACATGAGCATCCAGTACACCGATTCTGGG AAACCTATGCCCTATAACGGGGCCTTTGGATTCGCCTCATCTAGCACAAGCACG GAATCCATCGTCAACATAGTGAAGAATGTACC CCAACTACCTAACTGGTGGATTCAACTCTACTGGCTGACTTGGCGATCTATGCTGGACTCATACAGAAATCCGGACGTTCATGGAATAAGAATCTTGCAGAAAATC CTAATGGCGGTTTTGATCGGCGTGTGCTACACAGGTGTGTATCTCAATCAAGCAGGTATCCAAGACATCCAGGGTGTACTGTTCATCTTCATCACGGAGAACACCTTTCCTTCGGTGTACGCGGTGTTGAACATCTTCCCTCAAGAGCTGCCGTTGTTCCTCAGGGAATATAAGAATGGGATATATCGCTGCGACACTTACTATATAGCTAAAGTCTTATCTCTG ATTCCTGGCTTCGTTGTTGACCCCGTCATTTTCGTGACCCTGTGTTACTGGATCGTCGGTCTACAGCAACACGTCTACCAGTTCTTCATGACAGTACTCATCATTATCTTCACGGCGAACACAGCCTCTGCCTGCG GAGCCATGTTTTCGGCCATGTTCGAGAGCATCCCATACATCATGGTCCTCCTTATCCCATTCGATGTCGTTTTGCTTATCTCCGGCGGCCTCTTCATCAATCTAGC GTCTATGCCGAAATACATCAGCTGGGTGAAATTCTTCTCATGGTTTATGTACACGAATGAGGCTCTCACAATCACCCAGTGGCAAGGAGTAACAAACATAA CATGTGACGCCCCACCGGGAGTGCCCTGCTTGACCACAGGAGCCGAGGTCATGGAAAAATACACCTTCGTCCCGTGGCATTTCCCCTACGACTTCATCAGCATGTTCGTCCTCTACCTCAGCTTCCACGTCATGGGATTCTGTGGTCTTTATTCTAGAGCAAGAAAGAAGTAA
- the LOC136853448 gene encoding protein scarlet-like isoform X2, with protein sequence MSDIGSQRSSDENRRISLPTEEFITGNPDPLGLPFVRYIRELTAGEQDDRASLMDSAQFLTASDSYSDDAGSGIELVKHPVSRYGTWKPIEEGITLTWRDLNVYVPQKKAWYKKSKGHKPFKRVLNSVSGAVRPGSLVALMGASGAGKSTLMNALAHRTPGEMVVDGDILVNGHRANQSMNSLSGYVHQDDIFVGSLTVKEHLTFMARLRMDKRLSGSERNSRVQELMKELGLLKVQDSRIGIPGYSKSLSGGERKRLAFATEILTDPPLLFCDEPTTGLDSYNARKLVRMMKEMAARGKTILCTIHQPSTEVYMMFDKLLLLAEGRLAYMGSSSGALEFLDGLGHKCPSTFNPADFFIHTLAVQPGHELRSRERIKRICDNFAVSAYAKDIDLIIQYQDNMSIQYTDSGESIVNIVKNVPQLPNWWIQLYWLTWRSMLDSYRNPDVHGIRILQKILMAVLIGVCYTGVYLNQAGIQDIQGVLFIFITENTFPSVYAVLNIFPQELPLFLREYKNGIYRCDTYYIAKVLSLIPGFVVDPVIFVTLCYWIVGLQQHVYQFFMTVLIIIFTANTASACGAMFSAMFESIPYIMVLLIPFDVVLLISGGLFINLASMPKYISWVKFFSWFMYTNEALTITQWQGVTNITCDAPPGVPCLTTGAEVMEKYTFVPWHFPYDFISMFVLYLSFHVMGFCGLYSRARKK encoded by the exons TCCGGTATCGAACTGGTGAAACACCCTGTGTCCCGTTACGGCACCTGGAAGCCCATAGAGGAGGGCATCACTCTGACCTGGCGTGACCTGAACGTGTACGTGCCCCAAAAGAAAGCCTGGTACAAGAAGTCGAAGGGCCACAAGCCCTTCAAAAGGGTTCTCAATAGCG TTTCTGGAGCTGTACGACCAGGAAGTCTGGTGGCACTCATGGGAGCTAG TGGTGCCGGCAAATCAACGCTCATGAATGCTTTGGCCCACCGCACTCCCGGAGAAATGGTGGTAGACGGAGACATCCTCGTGAACGGCCATCGAGCTAATCAGTCCATGAATTCTCTGTCCGGGTACGTTCACCAGGACGATATATTCGTCGGATCCCTGACCGTCAAAGAACATCTCACTTTCATG GCTCGCCTTCGCATGGACAAACGTCTGTCGGGCTCTGAGCGCAACTCTCGAGTGCAGGAACTCATGAAGGAATTAGGACTACTGAAGGTGCAGGACTCCCGCATCGGCATTCCTGGTTATTCCAAGTCTCTTTCGGGAGGGGAGAGGAAGCGACTGGCCTTTGCTACGGAG ATCCTGACCGACCCTCCACTCCTGTTCTGCGACGAGCCTACCACAGGACTCGACTCCTACAACGCCAGGAAGCTCGTCAGGATGATGAAGGAGATGGCGGCGAGAGGCAAGACCATCCTTTGCACCATCCATCAACCATCCACGGAAGTCTACATGATGTTTGACAAGCTTCTTCTCTTGGCTGAAGGACGTCTGGCCTACATGGGGTCCTCCTCGGGCGCTTTGGAATTCCTTGATGG CCTTGGCCACAAGTGTCCATCAACTTTCAACCCCGCCGATTTCTTCATCCATACCCTGGCTGTCCAACCGGGGCACGAACTGCGCAGTCGCGAACGCATCAAGAGGATCTGTGATAACTTCGCTGTCTCGGCTTATGCCAAGGACATCGACCTGATCATCCAGTACCAAGACAACATGAGCATCCAGTACACCGATTCTGGG GAATCCATCGTCAACATAGTGAAGAATGTACC CCAACTACCTAACTGGTGGATTCAACTCTACTGGCTGACTTGGCGATCTATGCTGGACTCATACAGAAATCCGGACGTTCATGGAATAAGAATCTTGCAGAAAATC CTAATGGCGGTTTTGATCGGCGTGTGCTACACAGGTGTGTATCTCAATCAAGCAGGTATCCAAGACATCCAGGGTGTACTGTTCATCTTCATCACGGAGAACACCTTTCCTTCGGTGTACGCGGTGTTGAACATCTTCCCTCAAGAGCTGCCGTTGTTCCTCAGGGAATATAAGAATGGGATATATCGCTGCGACACTTACTATATAGCTAAAGTCTTATCTCTG ATTCCTGGCTTCGTTGTTGACCCCGTCATTTTCGTGACCCTGTGTTACTGGATCGTCGGTCTACAGCAACACGTCTACCAGTTCTTCATGACAGTACTCATCATTATCTTCACGGCGAACACAGCCTCTGCCTGCG GAGCCATGTTTTCGGCCATGTTCGAGAGCATCCCATACATCATGGTCCTCCTTATCCCATTCGATGTCGTTTTGCTTATCTCCGGCGGCCTCTTCATCAATCTAGC GTCTATGCCGAAATACATCAGCTGGGTGAAATTCTTCTCATGGTTTATGTACACGAATGAGGCTCTCACAATCACCCAGTGGCAAGGAGTAACAAACATAA CATGTGACGCCCCACCGGGAGTGCCCTGCTTGACCACAGGAGCCGAGGTCATGGAAAAATACACCTTCGTCCCGTGGCATTTCCCCTACGACTTCATCAGCATGTTCGTCCTCTACCTCAGCTTCCACGTCATGGGATTCTGTGGTCTTTATTCTAGAGCAAGAAAGAAGTAA